From Streptomyces sp. CMB-StM0423, a single genomic window includes:
- a CDS encoding NAD-dependent epimerase/dehydratase family protein: MSAHRTPRTVLLTGAAGGIGTLMRGLLPAHGHELRLLDRVAVTPGPERAVTADLADRAALREAVRGVDAVLHLAGISLESTFEKVLRANVEGTYHLYEAVREEGVRRVVFASSNHAVGFHPRPRRTGRVPAAELIGTDAAHRPDTFYGLSKCFGEDLAQLYWDKHGIETVSVRIGSCFPEPTSVRMLSLWLSPADGARLFHAALSAPDVGHTVVYGSSANTRAWWDLGTARALGYEPRDDSEAYADKLLAELGPDAPDAPDQAHLGGPFCTDPPIWPH; encoded by the coding sequence ATGTCAGCCCACCGCACCCCGCGCACCGTCCTGCTCACCGGCGCCGCCGGCGGCATCGGCACCCTGATGCGCGGCCTGCTTCCCGCCCACGGCCACGAGCTGCGCCTGCTCGACCGCGTCGCCGTCACCCCGGGGCCCGAGCGCGCCGTGACCGCCGACCTCGCCGACCGCGCCGCGCTGCGCGAGGCGGTCCGCGGCGTCGACGCAGTGCTCCACCTCGCGGGGATCTCGCTGGAGTCGACGTTCGAGAAGGTGCTGCGGGCCAACGTCGAGGGCACGTACCACCTCTACGAGGCCGTCCGCGAAGAGGGCGTACGCCGGGTCGTCTTCGCCTCCAGCAACCACGCCGTCGGCTTCCACCCCCGCCCCCGCCGCACCGGCCGCGTGCCCGCCGCCGAGCTGATCGGCACGGATGCCGCGCACCGCCCCGACACCTTCTACGGCCTGTCCAAGTGCTTCGGCGAGGACCTGGCGCAGCTCTACTGGGACAAGCACGGGATCGAGACCGTCTCCGTACGCATCGGCTCCTGCTTCCCCGAGCCGACCAGCGTGCGCATGCTCTCCCTCTGGCTCAGCCCCGCCGACGGCGCCCGCCTGTTCCACGCCGCGCTGAGCGCGCCGGACGTCGGCCACACCGTGGTCTACGGCAGCTCCGCCAACACCCGCGCCTGGTGGGACCTCGGCACCGCGCGGGCGCTCGGCTACGAGCCGCGGGACGACTCCGAGGCGTACGCGGACAAGCTGCTGGCCGAGCTGGGCCCCGACGCCCCGGACGCGCCGGACCAGGCGCACCTCGGCGGCCCGTTCTGCACCGACCCGCCCATCTGGCCCCACTGA
- a CDS encoding zinc-dependent alcohol dehydrogenase — translation MRAFVLHGPGRAGVEDVEPPVAGPGEAVVDVARVGVCGTDVELYSGELQYLRDGRSRFPVRPGHEWSGRVAAVGAGVDPGWLGRRVMGDTMLGCRACRRCRVGRQHLCEDREEVGILGRAGALAAQLAVPARSLHSLPDTVDDALGALVEPGGNALRAARAARLEPGDRVLVTGPGTIGLLAAMFARRAGAEVHLLGRDPATLEFAASLGFDRCWTAESLPSVPYEAVIDASNAESLPARAVEWVEPGGTVVYIGLAGTPSLLDTRALALKDATAVGILSASPGLAATITAYADGSVDPRPLIAATIGLDEVAATLSGTRPADAGQGPKVHVTPSASAPPATG, via the coding sequence TTGAGGGCGTTCGTGCTGCACGGCCCGGGGCGGGCGGGCGTCGAGGACGTCGAGCCGCCGGTGGCGGGGCCGGGCGAGGCGGTGGTGGACGTCGCGCGCGTGGGGGTGTGCGGGACGGATGTGGAGCTGTACTCGGGCGAGTTGCAGTATCTGCGCGACGGCCGCTCGCGGTTCCCCGTACGCCCCGGGCACGAGTGGTCGGGGCGGGTCGCGGCGGTCGGCGCGGGCGTGGACCCGGGCTGGCTGGGGCGGCGGGTGATGGGCGACACGATGCTGGGCTGCCGCGCCTGCCGCCGCTGCCGGGTCGGCAGGCAGCACCTGTGCGAGGACCGCGAGGAGGTGGGCATCCTCGGCCGCGCGGGCGCGCTGGCGGCCCAACTGGCGGTCCCGGCCCGGTCCTTGCACTCCCTGCCCGACACGGTCGACGACGCGCTGGGCGCCCTGGTCGAACCGGGCGGCAACGCGCTGCGCGCGGCCCGCGCGGCCCGGCTCGAACCGGGCGACCGGGTGCTGGTCACGGGGCCCGGCACGATCGGGCTGCTGGCCGCGATGTTCGCCCGCCGGGCGGGCGCGGAGGTCCACCTCCTGGGCCGCGACCCGGCGACGCTGGAGTTCGCGGCGTCCCTGGGCTTCGACCGCTGCTGGACGGCGGAGTCGCTGCCTTCCGTTCCGTACGAGGCGGTGATCGACGCCTCCAACGCGGAGTCGCTGCCCGCGCGGGCGGTGGAGTGGGTGGAGCCGGGCGGCACGGTGGTCTACATCGGCCTGGCGGGCACCCCGAGCCTGCTGGACACCCGTGCCCTGGCCCTGAAGGACGCCACGGCGGTGGGCATCCTGAGCGCGTCCCCGGGCCTGGCGGCGACGATCACCGCGTACGCGGACGGCTCGGTGGACCCGCGCCCGCTGATCGCGGCGACGATCGGCCTGGACGAGGTGGCGGCAACCCTGTCCGGCACCCGCCCGGCGGACGCAGGCCAGGGCCCGAAGGTCCACGTGACCCCGTCCGCTTCGGCCCCGCCCGCAACCGGCTGA
- a CDS encoding sodium:solute symporter family protein codes for MSIADWIMVGAYFCVMVGIGWWSKNRIHTVKDFFTTGGRIPWWLAGISHHMSGYSAVMFVAFAAVAYDHGLTVYVWWALTIGLGIGIGAFLFAPRWARLRAKHDVASPLEYLAKRYDLPTQQVLAYSGALLKVVDIAAKWVAISVLLQGFADVPLEWGILFTGVATMAYMAVGGLWADVLTDFSQFIIQLLAGAVMFVAVLAELGGIDTLWTMWDDLPDSHHDPVTGPVTTTLVLAFLLVKTFEYNGGMWNLAQRYMAAPSGSAAKRSALLSSGLWLVWPFILFLPMFAAPLIVPGLENSEESYIELAKELMPAGLTGLVLAGFFCHTMAMVASDSNVISAVITRDMAPVLVPRVRQLTDRAQLTFARVTTVAFVSVSMILAIATGGEGFVLDVVVDLVAATMGPISIPLMLGMLPWFRRCGPTAAIVSWGGGLGLWTVLKWVLDGTTQAALVGLPLLTSLVLYAGIGLLRPEGGAEQDALIDSLGSDPEEGAAAAGAAAGDAAAGAEAAKDTQPPEATADLTSR; via the coding sequence ATGTCCATCGCTGACTGGATCATGGTCGGGGCCTATTTCTGCGTGATGGTAGGCATCGGCTGGTGGTCGAAGAACCGCATCCACACCGTGAAGGACTTCTTCACCACCGGCGGCCGCATACCGTGGTGGCTGGCCGGCATCTCGCACCACATGTCCGGCTACAGCGCGGTGATGTTCGTCGCGTTCGCCGCCGTCGCCTACGACCACGGGCTGACGGTGTACGTGTGGTGGGCGCTGACCATCGGCCTCGGCATCGGGATCGGCGCGTTCCTCTTCGCGCCCCGCTGGGCGCGGCTGCGCGCGAAGCACGACGTGGCCTCGCCGCTGGAGTACCTGGCGAAGCGGTACGACCTGCCGACCCAGCAGGTGCTGGCGTACAGCGGCGCGCTGCTGAAGGTCGTCGACATCGCGGCCAAGTGGGTGGCGATCTCGGTGCTGCTCCAGGGCTTCGCGGACGTGCCGCTGGAGTGGGGGATCCTCTTCACCGGCGTGGCCACGATGGCGTACATGGCGGTCGGCGGGCTGTGGGCGGACGTGCTCACGGACTTCAGCCAGTTCATCATCCAACTGCTGGCCGGCGCGGTGATGTTCGTGGCCGTGCTGGCGGAGCTGGGCGGCATCGACACGCTGTGGACGATGTGGGACGACCTGCCGGACAGCCACCACGACCCGGTGACCGGGCCGGTGACGACGACGCTCGTGCTGGCGTTCCTGCTGGTGAAGACCTTCGAGTACAACGGCGGCATGTGGAACCTGGCGCAGCGCTACATGGCCGCGCCGTCCGGCTCCGCCGCGAAGCGCTCGGCGCTGCTGTCCAGCGGGCTGTGGCTGGTGTGGCCGTTCATCCTCTTCCTGCCGATGTTCGCGGCGCCGCTGATCGTGCCGGGCCTGGAGAACAGCGAGGAGTCGTACATCGAGCTGGCGAAGGAGCTGATGCCGGCCGGTCTGACGGGTCTGGTGCTGGCCGGGTTCTTCTGCCACACGATGGCGATGGTGGCGTCGGACTCCAACGTGATCTCGGCGGTCATCACCCGGGACATGGCGCCCGTGCTGGTGCCGCGGGTACGGCAGTTGACGGACCGGGCGCAGTTGACGTTCGCGCGGGTGACGACGGTGGCGTTCGTGTCGGTCAGCATGATCCTGGCGATCGCGACCGGCGGTGAGGGCTTCGTGCTCGACGTGGTGGTGGACCTGGTGGCGGCGACGATGGGGCCGATCTCGATCCCGCTGATGCTGGGCATGCTGCCGTGGTTCCGGCGCTGCGGGCCGACGGCGGCGATCGTGTCGTGGGGCGGCGGGCTCGGGCTGTGGACGGTGCTGAAGTGGGTGCTGGACGGCACCACGCAGGCGGCGCTCGTGGGGCTGCCGCTGCTGACGTCGCTGGTGCTGTACGCGGGCATCGGGCTGCTGCGGCCCGAGGGCGGGGCGGAGCAGGACGCGCTGATCGACTCGCTGGGCTCCGACCCGGAGGAGGGCGCTGCGGCCGCGGGTGCGGCGGCCGGGGACGCCGCGGCCGGGGCGGAGGCGGCGAAGGACACGCAGCCGCCGGAGGCGACGGCGGACCTCACCTCGCGCTGA
- a CDS encoding IlvD/Edd family dehydratase — MAAELRSAQWYGGTDRNAYIHRAWMRRGLPHDAFSGRPHIAIANTASDLTPCNSHLTEVARSVRDGVHEAGGVPLELPVVSLGETQVRPTAMLWRNMAAMAAEEMFRANPVDGLVLLGGCDKTIPALLMAAASVDLPALVVPGGPMLTGTFRGMPLGCGTDVWRLSEEVRAGKMSQQEFTRSESSMIRSRGHCNTMGTASTMAVLAEALGMVLPGLAGTPAPDSRLLEAAHESGKLSVELVREGRTPSRIVSAASFRNAIVALAATGGSTNAVVHLLALAGRLGVELTLDDFDRVGADVPLLVDLLPAGRFLMDDLYRAGGLAAVLNEVRDLLDPAALTVTGRPLVDHLDGARIWDPEVVRTRDAPLLPAAGIAVLRGNLAPSGALIKPAAASPELLRHRGRAVVFDSIEDFHARIDAPDLDVDADSVLVLRGCGPRGYPGMPEVSNMPLPRKLLEQGVRDMVRVCDGRMSGTAYGTVVLHVAPEAAAGGPLALVRTGDFISLDVPGRSLTLDVPDAELAARTPNAATVAGYAAPRRGWERLYVDHVQGADTGADLDFLVGSSGAEVSRESH; from the coding sequence ATGGCTGCCGAGCTGCGGAGCGCCCAGTGGTACGGGGGTACGGACCGGAACGCGTACATACACCGCGCGTGGATGCGCCGCGGTCTGCCGCACGACGCGTTCTCCGGCCGGCCCCACATCGCGATCGCCAACACGGCCTCCGACCTGACCCCCTGCAACTCCCACCTCACCGAGGTCGCCCGCTCCGTACGCGACGGCGTGCACGAGGCCGGCGGCGTCCCCCTCGAACTCCCGGTGGTCTCGCTCGGCGAGACCCAGGTGCGCCCCACGGCGATGCTGTGGCGCAACATGGCGGCGATGGCGGCGGAGGAGATGTTCCGCGCCAACCCGGTCGACGGCCTGGTGCTCCTCGGCGGCTGCGACAAGACCATCCCCGCGCTGCTCATGGCCGCCGCCTCGGTGGACCTGCCCGCCCTCGTCGTCCCCGGCGGGCCGATGCTCACCGGCACGTTCCGCGGCATGCCGCTCGGCTGCGGCACCGACGTGTGGCGGCTGAGCGAGGAAGTGCGCGCGGGCAAGATGTCCCAGCAGGAGTTCACCCGCTCCGAGTCGTCGATGATCCGCAGCCGCGGGCACTGCAACACCATGGGCACGGCCTCCACGATGGCCGTCCTCGCCGAGGCGCTGGGCATGGTCCTCCCGGGCCTGGCCGGCACGCCCGCGCCCGACAGCCGGCTGCTGGAGGCGGCGCACGAGTCGGGGAAGCTGTCGGTCGAGCTGGTACGGGAGGGGCGTACCCCGTCGCGGATCGTCTCCGCCGCCTCGTTCCGCAACGCGATCGTCGCGCTCGCCGCCACCGGCGGCTCCACCAACGCCGTCGTGCACCTCCTCGCCCTCGCCGGCCGCCTGGGCGTGGAGCTGACGCTCGACGACTTCGACCGCGTCGGCGCGGACGTACCGCTGCTGGTCGACCTGCTGCCGGCCGGGCGGTTCCTGATGGACGACCTGTACCGCGCGGGCGGCCTCGCGGCCGTGCTGAACGAGGTGCGCGACCTGCTCGACCCGGCCGCGCTCACCGTCACCGGCCGCCCGCTGGTGGACCACCTCGACGGCGCGCGCATCTGGGACCCCGAGGTCGTCCGCACCCGCGACGCGCCGCTGCTGCCCGCCGCCGGCATCGCCGTGCTCCGCGGCAACCTCGCCCCCTCGGGCGCCCTCATCAAACCCGCCGCCGCCTCCCCCGAGTTGCTGCGGCACCGCGGGCGGGCGGTCGTCTTCGACAGCATCGAGGACTTCCACGCCCGCATCGACGCCCCGGACCTCGACGTCGACGCCGACTCGGTGCTCGTCCTGCGCGGCTGCGGCCCGCGCGGCTACCCCGGCATGCCGGAGGTCTCCAACATGCCGCTGCCGCGCAAGCTGCTGGAGCAGGGCGTACGCGACATGGTGCGGGTCTGCGACGGGCGGATGAGCGGCACGGCGTACGGGACGGTGGTGCTGCACGTCGCGCCGGAGGCGGCGGCGGGCGGGCCGCTGGCCCTCGTACGCACCGGCGACTTCATCAGCCTGGACGTGCCGGGGCGCAGCCTCACGCTGGACGTACCGGACGCGGAACTGGCGGCGCGGACGCCGAACGCGGCGACGGTGGCGGGCTACGCGGCGCCGCGGCGCGGGTGGGAGCGGCTGTACGTGGACCACGTGCAGGGCGCGGACACCGGCGCGGACCTGGACTTCCTGGTGGGCTCCTCGGGTGCCGAGGTGAGCCGTGAGTCGCACTGA
- a CDS encoding enolase C-terminal domain-like protein produces the protein MRIREITVTPVAFRDPPLLNAAGVHEPWALRSVVEVVTEDGLSGLGESYGDASHLDRLRAAARDLTGADAGHHHDLYARVAAGVGAGVFTDQHGLTGAGSNGKTVDSVFAPFEVACLDIAGKATGRRVADLLGGPVRDEVPYSAYLFYKWAGHPDAPEDRFGPALDPDGIVAQARLLVGEYGFRSLKLKGGVFPPDEEIEAVRALTGAFPALPLRIDPNAAWTPATSVRVGTELAGAVEYLEDPAPGIEGMAEVAAKVPMPLATNMAVVTHAHLPPAIAQRAIGVLLLDHHYWGGLLRSAQVAALCATFGIGLSMHSNSHLGISLAAMTHLAAATPNLDHSCDTHTPWLTVRDGQDVIAPGALAFAGGAVPLPPGPGLGVELDRDALAVLHEQYERCGVRRRDDTAYMRRFHPGFAPARARW, from the coding sequence ATGCGGATACGCGAGATCACCGTCACCCCCGTCGCCTTCCGCGACCCGCCGCTGCTCAACGCCGCCGGTGTACACGAGCCGTGGGCCCTGCGCAGCGTCGTCGAGGTCGTCACCGAGGACGGCCTCAGCGGCCTCGGCGAGAGCTACGGCGACGCCTCCCACCTGGACCGGCTGCGCGCCGCCGCGCGCGACCTGACCGGCGCCGACGCCGGTCACCACCACGACCTCTACGCCCGCGTGGCCGCCGGCGTCGGTGCCGGCGTCTTCACCGACCAGCACGGCCTGACCGGCGCCGGCAGCAACGGCAAGACCGTCGACTCCGTCTTCGCCCCCTTCGAGGTCGCCTGCCTCGACATCGCCGGCAAGGCCACCGGGCGCCGGGTGGCCGACCTGCTCGGCGGGCCGGTGCGCGACGAAGTGCCGTACAGCGCGTACCTCTTCTACAAGTGGGCCGGCCACCCGGACGCGCCCGAGGACCGCTTCGGCCCGGCGCTCGACCCGGACGGCATCGTCGCCCAGGCGCGGCTGCTCGTCGGGGAGTACGGCTTCCGCTCGCTGAAGCTCAAGGGCGGGGTGTTCCCGCCCGACGAGGAGATCGAGGCGGTACGCGCCCTCACCGGCGCCTTCCCCGCACTGCCGCTGCGCATCGACCCCAACGCCGCCTGGACACCGGCGACTTCCGTACGCGTCGGCACCGAGCTGGCCGGGGCCGTGGAGTACCTGGAGGACCCGGCGCCCGGCATCGAGGGGATGGCCGAGGTCGCGGCGAAGGTGCCGATGCCGCTGGCCACGAACATGGCCGTGGTCACGCACGCCCACCTGCCGCCGGCGATCGCGCAGCGCGCCATCGGGGTGCTGCTGCTCGACCACCACTACTGGGGCGGGCTGCTGAGGTCCGCGCAGGTGGCGGCGCTCTGCGCGACGTTCGGCATCGGCCTGTCCATGCACTCCAACTCGCACCTCGGCATCAGCCTCGCCGCGATGACCCACCTGGCCGCCGCCACCCCCAACCTCGACCACTCCTGCGACACCCACACCCCCTGGCTGACGGTGCGGGACGGTCAGGACGTGATCGCGCCCGGGGCCCTCGCCTTCGCCGGCGGCGCCGTACCGCTGCCGCCGGGTCCCGGACTCGGCGTCGAACTCGACCGCGACGCGCTGGCCGTGCTGCACGAGCAGTACGAGAGGTGCGGCGTCCGGCGCCGCGACGACACCGCGTACATGCGCCGCTTCCACCCCGGCTTCGCCCCCGCGCGGGCCCGTTGGTGA
- a CDS encoding EamA family transporter, whose product MLAGITVAVLSAVLPYSLELAALRRLPTRTVGVLVGLEPASAGLAGVLVLDEHLGTVQWAALACVGIASAGTVIHQKAERPPGPPVPHHPTATPTPTACEPPSARTHRTPPGRTEQPTSACSPPRCASDVPSGSPAPPASDPRSPSAPC is encoded by the coding sequence CTGCTGGCCGGGATCACGGTCGCGGTGCTCTCTGCCGTGCTGCCGTACTCACTGGAACTGGCGGCCCTGCGCCGCCTGCCGACACGGACGGTGGGCGTGCTGGTCGGCCTCGAACCGGCAAGCGCCGGCCTCGCAGGAGTGCTGGTCCTCGACGAACACCTGGGAACAGTCCAATGGGCAGCTCTGGCATGCGTGGGCATCGCGAGCGCCGGAACGGTGATCCACCAGAAAGCCGAACGGCCACCCGGACCACCGGTACCCCACCATCCCACCGCGACCCCCACCCCCACCGCCTGCGAGCCACCGTCGGCAAGAACACACCGAACTCCGCCCGGCCGCACCGAACAGCCAACTTCGGCCTGTTCTCCACCTCGCTGCGCGAGCGACGTACCTTCCGGGTCGCCCGCCCCTCCGGCCTCCGATCCGCGGTCGCCCTCCGCCCCGTGCTGA
- a CDS encoding ArsR/SmtB family transcription factor has translation MSWENDAPLVPLRALANPLRIRIVSLLTGAPMSATEVAEELGIAHGSASYHLRRLTAAGFLRRADGAPGAGSGAAAGGAARRGQPPRRYEYDPDSARRLDRSGDAGPLLEALFTDLRRRAAAGRQVTSADAEVWLPRETWAEVCALTERAVRLVHDKAGPPRTGDGVHVSFTAMLLELGGRPGESGAPRGAPGGERG, from the coding sequence ATGTCTTGGGAAAATGACGCGCCGCTCGTGCCGCTGCGCGCGCTGGCCAACCCGCTGCGTATCCGCATCGTCTCGCTGCTCACGGGCGCGCCGATGTCGGCGACGGAGGTGGCGGAGGAGCTGGGCATCGCGCACGGCTCGGCGAGCTACCACCTGCGGCGGCTGACCGCCGCGGGCTTCCTGCGGCGGGCGGACGGCGCACCCGGCGCCGGGTCCGGGGCCGCGGCCGGTGGCGCGGCCAGGCGCGGACAGCCGCCCAGGCGGTACGAGTACGACCCGGACAGCGCCCGGCGCCTGGACCGCTCGGGCGACGCCGGTCCGCTGCTGGAGGCGCTCTTCACCGATCTGCGCCGCCGCGCGGCCGCGGGCCGGCAGGTCACCAGCGCCGACGCGGAGGTCTGGCTGCCGCGCGAGACCTGGGCGGAGGTCTGCGCGCTGACGGAGCGCGCCGTACGCCTCGTCCACGACAAGGCGGGACCGCCGCGGACCGGCGACGGCGTCCACGTCAGCTTCACCGCGATGCTGCTCGAACTCGGCGGCCGGCCCGGCGAGTCCGGCGCCCCGCGCGGCGCACCCGGCGGCGAGCGCGGCTGA
- a CDS encoding polysaccharide lyase 8 family protein, with product MHPVRPPLPSRRTLLAASAGTLLVPATAATVYAAPPSAAPGAPAAAAPADEEALLERAARMLAGDGYDPADPDFAAALADLDAEARRWWDTLDRSAGRTALWPDLAPVADAGNFGQCYPRLRTLATAWTAPGTSFTGRADVAAALLDALRFLHGAAYHPGRTPTGNWWFWEIGSPRALLDCCVLLRAALPAADLAAYLATVDRFVPDPDRRTGSPTLSETGANRADKCVIVALRGLLGRSPEKTALARDGLSDVRDGGRNSLFQYVTSGDGFYRDGSFVQHGSVAYTGTYGAVLLAAAGQLMALLAGSAWAVTDPATTVLFDAVERSFAPVITDGLMMDAVRGRAISRERAPDHVDGALAVSYILQLAEAAPAEQAARWHAAAKGWIERQSAYPYLSLVGLPHIQRAKAVLTDPAVPAEPPLTGHHSFAAMERVVHRRPGWSYTLSLSSKRVAAYEAGNGENGHGWYTGDGMGYLYLPGDQGQFGDAYWPTVNAYRLPGTTVDTRPRANLGNAWTEFRPANEVSGGAVLHERYGAAAFELRADGSSLRARKTWFFLDDAVVALGADITAGDGRVIETTVENRGLRGDGEPAFVVDGRRQPEETGWEGDFDRARWAHLEGVGGYVFLDGGAGSRLRAVREERTGAWRDINTGADTGGSTTPHTRRYLTLWLDHGTSPAGARYAYALLPTASRVATAAWSARGPVRVAANDAAAQAVEIRDLGLTAAHFWTAATAAGIRSEGPATVLLRRRGDAISLAVSDPGHTAAQISLELPLPVRAVTSADPTVEVTPGRRGRVTVRTEGSRGATHRAELR from the coding sequence ATGCACCCCGTCCGCCCGCCGTTGCCCTCCCGCCGCACCCTGCTCGCCGCGAGCGCCGGGACGCTCCTCGTCCCGGCGACCGCCGCCACCGTGTACGCCGCGCCCCCGAGCGCCGCGCCCGGCGCACCGGCCGCCGCCGCACCCGCCGACGAGGAAGCCCTGCTGGAGCGCGCCGCCCGCATGCTCGCCGGCGACGGCTACGACCCCGCAGACCCCGACTTCGCCGCCGCCCTCGCCGACCTCGACGCCGAGGCCCGCCGCTGGTGGGACACCCTGGACCGGTCGGCGGGCCGCACCGCGCTCTGGCCCGACCTCGCCCCCGTCGCCGACGCCGGCAACTTCGGCCAGTGCTACCCGCGGCTGCGCACCCTCGCCACCGCCTGGACCGCCCCCGGCACCTCCTTCACCGGCCGCGCCGACGTCGCCGCCGCGCTGCTCGACGCGCTGCGCTTCCTCCACGGCGCCGCGTACCACCCGGGCCGTACCCCGACCGGCAACTGGTGGTTCTGGGAGATCGGCTCCCCGCGCGCCCTGCTCGACTGCTGCGTCCTGCTGCGCGCCGCGCTGCCGGCCGCCGACCTCGCCGCGTACCTCGCCACCGTCGACCGCTTCGTCCCCGACCCCGACCGCCGCACCGGCTCCCCGACGCTCTCCGAGACCGGCGCCAACCGCGCCGACAAGTGCGTCATCGTCGCGCTGCGCGGGCTGCTGGGCCGCAGCCCGGAGAAGACCGCGCTGGCCCGCGACGGCCTGTCCGACGTGCGCGACGGCGGGCGCAACAGCCTCTTCCAGTACGTGACCTCCGGCGACGGCTTCTACCGCGACGGCTCGTTCGTCCAGCACGGCTCCGTCGCCTACACCGGCACGTACGGCGCGGTGCTCCTGGCCGCCGCGGGCCAGTTGATGGCGCTGCTCGCCGGCTCGGCGTGGGCGGTCACCGACCCCGCGACGACCGTGCTCTTCGACGCCGTCGAGCGGTCGTTCGCGCCGGTGATCACCGACGGGCTGATGATGGACGCGGTACGCGGCCGGGCGATCTCCCGCGAGCGCGCGCCGGACCACGTGGACGGGGCGCTCGCCGTCTCGTACATCCTGCAGTTGGCGGAGGCCGCGCCCGCGGAGCAGGCCGCGCGGTGGCACGCGGCGGCGAAGGGCTGGATCGAGCGGCAGTCGGCGTACCCGTACCTCTCGCTCGTCGGCCTCCCGCACATCCAGCGGGCCAAGGCCGTGCTCACCGACCCCGCGGTGCCGGCAGAACCGCCGCTCACGGGACACCACAGCTTCGCCGCCATGGAGCGCGTCGTGCACCGGCGGCCCGGCTGGTCGTACACGCTGTCGCTGTCGTCGAAGCGCGTCGCCGCGTACGAGGCGGGCAACGGCGAGAACGGCCACGGCTGGTACACCGGGGACGGCATGGGCTACCTCTACCTCCCCGGCGACCAGGGGCAGTTCGGCGACGCCTACTGGCCCACGGTGAACGCGTACCGGCTGCCCGGCACGACCGTCGACACCCGCCCGCGCGCAAACCTGGGCAATGCCTGGACGGAGTTCCGCCCGGCGAACGAGGTGTCGGGCGGCGCGGTGCTGCACGAGCGGTACGGGGCGGCGGCGTTCGAGCTGCGGGCGGACGGCAGCTCGCTGCGGGCCAGGAAGACGTGGTTCTTCCTGGACGACGCGGTGGTCGCGCTGGGCGCGGACATCACGGCGGGCGACGGCAGGGTGATCGAGACGACGGTCGAGAACCGCGGCCTGCGCGGGGACGGCGAGCCGGCGTTCGTGGTGGACGGGCGGCGGCAGCCGGAAGAGACGGGCTGGGAAGGGGACTTCGACCGGGCACGGTGGGCGCACCTGGAGGGGGTCGGCGGGTACGTCTTCCTCGACGGGGGCGCGGGATCCCGGCTGCGGGCGGTGCGCGAGGAGCGTACGGGTGCGTGGCGGGACATCAACACCGGTGCCGACACCGGCGGCTCCACCACCCCGCACACCCGGCGCTACCTGACGCTCTGGCTGGACCACGGCACGTCGCCGGCCGGGGCGCGCTACGCGTACGCGCTGCTGCCCACGGCGAGCCGGGTGGCGACGGCGGCGTGGTCGGCGCGCGGCCCCGTGCGGGTCGCGGCGAACGACGCGGCGGCGCAGGCGGTCGAGATCCGCGATCTGGGCCTGACGGCGGCCCACTTCTGGACCGCGGCCACGGCGGCGGGCATCCGCAGCGAAGGCCCGGCCACGGTGCTGCTGCGGCGCCGCGGCGACGCGATCTCCCTGGCGGTCTCCGACCCGGGCCACACGGCGGCGCAGATCAGCCTCGAACTCCCGCTGCCGGTCCGCGCGGTGACGAGCGCGGACCCGACGGTGGAGGTGACACCGGGCAGGCGGGGCCGGGTGACGGTACGAACGGAAGGCTCCCGCGGCGCGACTCACCGGGCGGAGCTGAGATAG
- a CDS encoding 5-dehydro-4-deoxyglucarate dehydratase, with protein MQLDGILFFPLTPFDAAGAVHEDVLARHVADGVAHGAGAVFAACGTGEFHALDGAEHRRVVRTAVAAAAGRVPVFAGAGGPLPHAVACARAAEEAGADGLLLMPPYLVAAPEAGLVAYVREVAAATGLPLVVYQRDNARFTPAGAAELARIPTVTGFKDGLGDIELMQRVVPAVHAALAGGEGPAKDFTFFNGLPTAEVSAAAYAAVGARLYSSAVFCFVPEVALAFHRARAAGDDARVRRLLSGFFIPLVHLRNEVPGYAVALVKAGARMRGLDAGGVRPPLVDPHPKHLAELELIVAAGLDMAGAGR; from the coding sequence GTGCAGCTCGACGGCATCCTGTTCTTCCCCCTCACCCCCTTCGACGCCGCCGGCGCGGTGCACGAGGACGTGCTCGCCCGGCACGTCGCCGACGGCGTCGCGCACGGCGCGGGCGCGGTGTTCGCCGCCTGCGGCACCGGCGAGTTCCACGCGCTCGACGGCGCCGAGCACCGGCGCGTGGTCCGTACCGCCGTCGCGGCCGCGGCGGGCCGGGTGCCGGTGTTCGCCGGGGCCGGCGGCCCGCTGCCGCACGCCGTCGCGTGCGCCAGAGCCGCCGAAGAGGCCGGCGCGGACGGGCTGCTGCTGATGCCGCCGTACCTGGTCGCCGCGCCGGAGGCGGGCCTCGTCGCGTACGTGCGCGAGGTCGCCGCCGCGACCGGCCTGCCGCTGGTCGTCTACCAGCGCGACAACGCCCGCTTCACCCCCGCGGGCGCCGCGGAGCTGGCCCGGATCCCCACGGTCACCGGCTTCAAGGACGGGCTCGGCGACATCGAGCTGATGCAGCGCGTCGTCCCGGCCGTGCACGCCGCGCTCGCCGGCGGCGAAGGCCCCGCGAAGGACTTCACCTTCTTCAACGGGCTGCCCACCGCCGAGGTCTCGGCCGCCGCGTACGCCGCCGTGGGCGCGCGGCTGTACTCCTCCGCCGTCTTCTGCTTCGTCCCCGAGGTGGCACTCGCCTTCCACCGCGCGCGGGCCGCCGGCGACGACGCGCGCGTGCGCCGCCTGCTGAGCGGCTTCTTCATCCCCCTGGTCCACCTGCGCAACGAAGTCCCCGGCTACGCCGTCGCGCTGGTCAAGGCCGGCGCCAGGATGCGCGGCCTGGACGCGGGCGGCGTACGGCCGCCGCTGGTCGACCCGCACCCCAAGCACCTCGCCGAGCTGGAGCTGATCGTCGCCGCGGGGCTGGACATGGCGGGGGCAGGCCGATGA